In Cetobacterium somerae ATCC BAA-474, a genomic segment contains:
- the hydF gene encoding [FeFe] hydrogenase H-cluster maturation GTPase HydF, with protein MKNTPNSNRLHIGIFGKTNSGKSSLLNAITEQNIAIVSEIEGTTTDSVVKAMEFLPFGPVLFIDTAGLEDNTPLGKLRVKKTLEELKRTDFAILVMDATKIDMAFYKDQEIQFKKYNIPFLFVINKDDLLTENEKDVIKKIFPRAIFASTKNRDSILMLKENILKEIIKEKEEPKLLGDLVPYNGKVLMVVPVDSEAPKGRLILPQVQLIRECLDHGIKSYVVRDTELESALEDIKDIDLVVTDSQAFKNVDKILNNRAKLTSFSILFARQKGDLNDLVRGVKKLKSLNHGDKILIAETCTHNTSHEDIGRVKIPKLVKNYTGKEIEFTFVGGKDFPEDLSKYALVIHCGACMINKKHMQSRIDESMLLNVPITNYGLVIAEVTGILDKSLEIFK; from the coding sequence AAATGCTATTACAGAGCAAAATATAGCGATAGTTTCAGAAATTGAAGGAACTACAACTGATTCTGTAGTAAAAGCTATGGAATTTTTACCATTTGGACCAGTATTATTCATAGATACTGCTGGACTAGAGGATAATACACCTCTTGGAAAGTTAAGAGTGAAAAAAACTTTAGAGGAATTAAAACGAACTGATTTTGCCATTTTAGTTATGGATGCAACGAAGATTGATATGGCATTCTATAAAGATCAGGAAATTCAATTTAAAAAATATAATATACCATTTTTATTTGTTATAAATAAAGATGATCTTTTAACTGAAAATGAAAAAGATGTTATAAAAAAGATATTTCCAAGAGCAATATTTGCTTCAACAAAAAATAGAGATTCTATTTTAATGTTAAAAGAAAATATTTTAAAAGAGATAATTAAAGAAAAAGAGGAACCAAAACTTTTAGGAGATTTGGTTCCTTATAATGGAAAAGTTTTAATGGTTGTACCTGTAGATTCTGAAGCTCCTAAAGGAAGACTAATACTACCTCAAGTCCAACTTATAAGAGAGTGTCTTGACCATGGAATAAAAAGTTATGTGGTAAGAGATACTGAATTAGAAAGTGCTTTAGAGGATATTAAAGACATTGATTTAGTTGTAACAGATTCTCAAGCCTTTAAAAATGTTGATAAAATTTTAAATAATAGAGCTAAGTTAACAAGTTTTTCAATACTTTTTGCTAGACAAAAAGGAGATTTAAATGATTTAGTTAGAGGTGTAAAAAAACTTAAATCTTTAAATCATGGAGATAAGATATTAATTGCAGAAACTTGCACTCACAATACTTCTCATGAAGATATTGGTAGAGTAAAAATTCCAAAACTTGTAAAAAATTATACTGGAAAAGAGATTGAATTTACTTTTGTAGGAGGAAAAGATTTCCCAGAAGACTTATCAAAATATGCTTTGGTTATTCACTGTGGAGCTTGTATGATAAATAAAAAACATATGCAAAGTAGAATAGATGAATCAATGTTATTAAATGTTCCAATAACAAATTATGGATTAGTTATAGCTGAGGTAACTGGAATTTTAGATAAATCTTTAGAGATTTTTAAATAA